In Balaenoptera acutorostrata chromosome 12, mBalAcu1.1, whole genome shotgun sequence, a single window of DNA contains:
- the LOC103013676 gene encoding CDC42 small effector protein 1-like — MSEFWHKLGCCVVEKPQLKKKRRWLDQAMIGEPMNFVHLPHIGSREMGVGDGLAMTGAVQEQIRFKGNQDRLWSNSRGL; from the coding sequence ATGAGTGAATTTTGGCACAAACTGGGCTGCTGCGTGGTAGAGAAACCCCAgctgaagaagaagaggaggtggCTTGACCAGGCCATGATTGGGGAACCAATGAATTTTGTCCACCTGCCTCACATTGGCTCTAGGGAGATGGGGGTTGGAGATGGACTGGCCATGACAGGTGCAGTTCAGGAGCAGATCAGATTCAAGGGAAACCAAGACAGGCTGTGGAGCAATTCTAGGGGCTTGTAG